TCGTGTGGCTTAGGAAGGATCTTAGGATTAGCGGTTCTCTAGAGACGAACCGAGCAAAAGGATATACGCGGCTCCGATCACTGCCCGCGATCGTAGAAACATTCCGCAAGCAACAACCGCGTGGTCGATCGACAGCTTCGTGCTTTCGAGCGTGTGGATCGCTTTGTCCTTTGTTCGTGGTAGCTTGGTGGAATCGTAGTGGGTTCCGAGAACTGGTGAATCGAATTCGCTGTGCAGGTGCTAATGTATTGTCAAAAGATTACTTGAACGTAATCGGTGAAGACTGATATTGAAACAACACGATTTAGACACGATCGATCACGTTGAGTGCAAACTGAACAAGGCCGGCCTGAACTTTGCGGGGCCAAACGGACGCCAGCCCACCGTGATGCAGCACCTGTGCACCAACCTGCTCCGGCCGgtgaacgacgacggcggcggccagaagAGTCAGCGCCCAACCCAGCAAAGCCCTCCAGAGTTAGAGCCCAACCCAGCAAAGCCGGTTGCACTGGTGAGCGTCGTGCTGTTGCCGCCGAGAAGCACCATTCCGGACAATCACCGTCTGCCGTTCGGCaccatcggtggtggccgtggtggccagAGCCTAGCGACGCTGACTATAGTACGTCCGCTGGTGCGGCGCCGCCTAAGCTTCCTCACCGAAGACGCGAACGGTCTCGAACCGGGCTCGTCGAGAACCGTCGAAGCCTCTGCTCGCTGCTTCCGGCGTCCAGAATCGTCCGACAACGGTACGGTGCAAAACAAGCGGGGTAAGCTGATCGAACGTTCACCGACGAAGCCCGATACTATCGCCATGATTCCGGAGCAAACCCTCCACCAGGAGCCGCTACCGACGAACGATGAGCGGATCATGAGCGCCGTGTCGCGATccgacaccgaaccggacctGATTGGCGATTGTACAGTACCCTACATCCTGCCCATGGTGAACGGACGGCACCAGGACTTGAAGTACATTTCCGACGAAACGATGGCCCGGCTACTGCACGGCGAGTTCGGACAGCAGGTGGCAAGCTACGAAATCATCGACTGCCGCTTCCCGTACGAgttcgacggtggccacataCGTGGGGCAAAAAATCTCTACACTCGGGAGCAGATAACCAAGCAGCTCCTGGACCAACGCAAACCGGAGCAGCCAGCGACGATCGGCGAGCCACACGGTCAGGGCAGTGGGGGTGCCACGCGGCGTCACATCCTCGTCTTCCACTGCGAGTTCTCCGTCCAGCGGGGTCCCACGTTGTCGCGCTTTCTGCGCAATCACGATCGCAACCTGAACATTGATCGGTATCCCGTGCTGCACTACCCCGAGGTCTACCTGCTGCACGGAGGTTACAAGAAGTTCTTCACATCGTACTCCTCGCTCTGCGATCCGATCACCTACCGGCCTATGCGCGATGGCGAATACGCCAACCGGTATCGTTACTTCCGAGCTATACTCTATAGCGAAACCTTGAAATTACGGTCGCAGCTCATGCGTTGAACAGGGCGCGTTATTTCACTTTCttatttcaacattttttgtggTCCATTACTATCCTCTTCAGCTTCACGACGCATGTCCCTATCTGGGCGCTTAAAGCTTTAGTTTAATTTCTTTTGGTATGAATTCATGGGCATATATCTGCGGTTTAGTATTTGCCGTTCAGTTTGGGGTTCT
This window of the Anopheles cruzii chromosome X, idAnoCruzAS_RS32_06, whole genome shotgun sequence genome carries:
- the LOC128278538 gene encoding M-phase inducer phosphatase-like — its product is MQHLCTNLLRPVNDDGGGQKSQRPTQQSPPELEPNPAKPVALVSVVLLPPRSTIPDNHRLPFGTIGGGRGGQSLATLTIVRPLVRRRLSFLTEDANGLEPGSSRTVEASARCFRRPESSDNGTVQNKRGKLIERSPTKPDTIAMIPEQTLHQEPLPTNDERIMSAVSRSDTEPDLIGDCTVPYILPMVNGRHQDLKYISDETMARLLHGEFGQQVASYEIIDCRFPYEFDGGHIRGAKNLYTREQITKQLLDQRKPEQPATIGEPHGQGSGGATRRHILVFHCEFSVQRGPTLSRFLRNHDRNLNIDRYPVLHYPEVYLLHGGYKKFFTSYSSLCDPITYRPMRDGEYANRYRYFRAILYSETLKLRSQLMR